From one Notolabrus celidotus isolate fNotCel1 chromosome 2, fNotCel1.pri, whole genome shotgun sequence genomic stretch:
- the LOC117825980 gene encoding aquaporin-4-like, with translation MTEGGGALERLRRCCFPCRTPLCQFWPPSCCTVNKEMTAFKGIWTQEFWRCVGAEFFAMVLFVLLSLGSTINWGAVEEVPHPPNLLLISLCFGLSITTMVQCFGHISGAHINPAVTAAMVVTKKLSLAKAVFYLLSQCVGAIVGAAILFGITPASVRGGMGVTTVNKSISVGNALVVEMFITFQLVFTVFATCDHKRNDLKGSSALAIGLSVCIGHLFAIPYTGASMNPARSFGPAMVTWSWDNHWVYWVGPALGGALAAALYEYLFCPDPELRKRYSDTFIKTPFAGTKHRQDSVTAQEPLFTVMDVERAERKEREREVSGEVLSSV, from the exons ATGACGGAGGGCGGCGGGGCATTAGAGCGCCTGAG GAGGTGTTGCTTTCCTTGCCGTACCCCACTCTGTCAGTTCTGGCCTCCATCGTGCTGCACTGTGAACAAAGAAATGACTGCATTCAAAGGCATCTGGACTCAGGAGTTCTGGCGCTGTGTGGGGGCTGAGTTCTTTGCCATGGTGCTTTTCGTCTTGCTCAGCCTGGGATCAACCATCAACTGGGGGGCTGTTGAGGAGGTTCCCCATCCCCCAAACTTGTTGCTCATCTCACTTTGCTTTGGCCTGAGTATTACCACCATGGTGCAGTGCTTCGGCCACATCAGTGGTGCTCATATTAACCCAGCAGTCACAGCAGCGATGGTGGTGACCAAGAAGCTCAGTTTGGCAAAGGCTGTGTTCTACCTGCTGTCCCAGTGTGTTGGAGCCATTGTAGGGGCTGCCATTCTATTTGGCATAACCCCAGCCTCTGTTAGGGGCGGTATGGGGGTAACCACG GTAAACAAGAGCATCTCTGTTGGGAACGCCCTGGTGGTGGAAATGTTCATCACCTTTCAGCTCGTCTTCACTGTGTTTGCTACCTGTGACCACAAACGGAATGACCTGAAGGGCTCATCTGCTTTGGCAATTGGCCTGTCTGTGTGCATTGGTCACCTGTTTGCT ATTCCCTACACTGGAGCCAGTATGAACCCTGCCCGGTCATTTGGCCCAGCCATGGTCACATGGAGCTGGGATAATCACTGG GTGTACTGGGTGGGTCCAGCTCTGGGTGGAGCCCTGGCTGCAGCCCTGTATGAATACTTGTTCTGTCCGGACCcagaactgaggaaacgctacTCTGACACCTTCATCAAAACACCCTTTGCTGGCACTAAACACCGGCAGGACTCGGTCACAGCCCAGGAGCCTCTCTTCACTGTCATGGATGTGGAGAGAGctgagaggaaggaaagagagagggaggtatcAGGGGAAGTGTTGTCCTCTGTATGA